From Armatimonadota bacterium, one genomic window encodes:
- a CDS encoding BMP family ABC transporter substrate-binding protein produces MQVGRRFCALVLAVLVLATAAASTAGAGQAATRVAFIYVGPIGDAGWTYQHDQARRHLERTLGVQTRYVESVPETAEVARVMEQFIRQGYRIIFATAFGYQTFGLQVARRHPDVRIIGIGPAIGLAPNVKTIYGRIWEGRYLTGLVAGKMTRTNTIGFVAAHPISTVVAGVNAFALGVWSVNPNARIRVVWTRTWYDPPKEKSAAKALLDAGADVIAQHQDTPSALQAAAEEGKWGIGSESNMQRFAPRAYLTGTIWDWRAVDEAIVRGIQRGQFRSEDYYGGLADRMVSLGPFHPDVPADVRRLVDERRRGIIAGTFQIFKGPLADQNGRERVPKGRVMTLKEILAFNWLLRGIEGQPPTAR; encoded by the coding sequence ATGCAGGTCGGCAGACGGTTCTGTGCGCTGGTCCTGGCCGTCCTCGTGCTGGCGACGGCGGCCGCATCCACGGCAGGGGCGGGCCAGGCGGCCACCCGGGTGGCCTTCATCTACGTGGGCCCCATCGGCGACGCCGGCTGGACCTACCAGCACGACCAGGCGCGCCGCCACCTGGAGCGCACGCTGGGCGTGCAGACGCGCTACGTGGAGTCGGTCCCGGAGACGGCCGAGGTGGCCCGGGTGATGGAGCAGTTCATCCGCCAGGGCTACCGCATCATCTTCGCCACCGCCTTCGGCTACCAGACCTTCGGCCTGCAGGTGGCCCGCCGCCACCCCGACGTGCGCATCATCGGCATCGGGCCGGCCATCGGGCTGGCGCCCAACGTGAAGACCATCTACGGGCGCATCTGGGAGGGGCGCTACCTGACCGGCCTCGTGGCCGGGAAGATGACCCGCACCAACACCATCGGCTTCGTCGCCGCCCACCCCATCAGCACCGTCGTGGCCGGTGTGAACGCCTTCGCCCTCGGCGTGTGGTCCGTGAACCCCAACGCGCGCATCCGGGTGGTGTGGACGCGCACCTGGTACGACCCGCCCAAGGAGAAGTCCGCCGCCAAGGCGCTGCTCGATGCCGGCGCGGACGTCATCGCCCAGCACCAGGACACCCCGAGCGCCCTCCAGGCCGCGGCCGAGGAGGGGAAGTGGGGGATCGGCTCCGAGTCCAACATGCAGCGCTTCGCCCCCCGCGCCTACCTCACCGGCACCATCTGGGACTGGCGGGCGGTGGACGAGGCGATCGTGCGGGGCATCCAGCGGGGGCAGTTCCGCTCCGAGGACTACTACGGCGGGCTCGCCGACCGCATGGTCTCGCTCGGCCCCTTCCACCCCGACGTGCCCGCGGACGTGCGGCGCCTGGTGGACGAGCGGCGGCGCGGCATCATCGCCGGGACCTTCCAGATCTTCAAGGGGCCGCTGGCCGACCAGAACGGCCGTGAGCGCGTCCCCAAGGGCAGGGTGATGACCCTGAAGGAGATCCTCGCCTTCAACTGGCTGCTGCGCGGCATCGAGGGGCAGCCCCCGACGGCGCGGTAG
- a CDS encoding ABC transporter permease, with translation MLRAGGVAAALLVGAALLAATGHDPWTAYREMAVGAFGSAYAWEQTLVKAIPLALTGLGVALAFTMGLWNIGAEGQLLVGALAASWLALAGPALPPAAAVPALMLLGAAGGALWALGPALLRAYAGVSEIISTLMLNYVAALWVDYLVFGAWADPAAFSFPYSRPFPEGMRFPLLVGEVHLGALLALVLAALLAWAVRRTRWGFEVRAIGAGAEAAHAAGVAVRRYVLGVMAVSGALAGLAGVGEVAGVVHRLQQGLSPGYGFSAIIVAWLAGLHPWAVVAVAVLFAGLLNGGFVIQTAGVPAAIAAMLQALILFFVLAGEVAVRRRRRHRLLAASAASGA, from the coding sequence GTGCTCCGCGCCGGTGGTGTGGCGGCGGCGCTGCTGGTGGGCGCGGCGCTGCTCGCCGCCACTGGGCACGACCCCTGGACCGCCTACCGGGAGATGGCCGTCGGCGCCTTCGGGTCGGCCTACGCCTGGGAGCAGACCCTGGTGAAGGCCATCCCGCTGGCGCTCACCGGGCTGGGGGTAGCGCTGGCCTTCACGATGGGGCTGTGGAACATCGGCGCGGAAGGCCAGCTCCTCGTGGGGGCGCTCGCCGCCTCCTGGCTGGCGCTGGCCGGTCCGGCGCTGCCACCCGCGGCGGCGGTGCCCGCTCTGATGCTCCTCGGCGCCGCCGGCGGGGCGCTGTGGGCGCTCGGCCCCGCACTGCTGCGGGCCTACGCCGGGGTGAGCGAGATCATCTCCACCCTCATGCTCAACTACGTCGCCGCGCTGTGGGTGGACTACCTGGTCTTCGGCGCCTGGGCCGACCCGGCGGCGTTCAGCTTCCCGTACTCCCGCCCCTTCCCGGAAGGGATGCGCTTCCCCCTGCTCGTCGGCGAGGTCCACCTGGGAGCTCTCCTGGCGCTGGTGCTGGCCGCCCTGCTGGCCTGGGCGGTGCGCCGCACGCGCTGGGGGTTCGAGGTGCGGGCCATCGGGGCCGGAGCGGAGGCGGCGCACGCCGCGGGAGTGGCCGTGCGGCGCTATGTCCTGGGGGTGATGGCCGTGAGCGGCGCCCTGGCGGGGCTGGCGGGCGTGGGGGAGGTGGCCGGCGTGGTCCACCGCCTCCAGCAGGGGCTCTCACCGGGCTACGGGTTCAGCGCCATCATCGTCGCCTGGCTGGCCGGGCTCCACCCCTGGGCCGTGGTGGCCGTGGCGGTGCTCTTCGCCGGGCTGCTCAACGGCGGGTTCGTCATCCAGACCGCCGGGGTGCCCGCGGCCATCGCCGCGATGCTGCAGGCGCTCATCCTGTTCTTCGTGCTGGCCGGCGAGGTGGCCGTGCGCCGCCGCCGCCGTCACCGCCTGCTGGCCGCATCCGCCGCCAGCGGGGCCTGA
- a CDS encoding ABC transporter permease: MDPLTALAAAAVTLGTPLLLAGLGELVAERSGVLNLGVEGVMLVGAVTGFAVAVATREPWLAVAAALAVGAVLGGVHAALTVGLGVEQVTAGLALALFGTGLSAFLGKPLIGIPNPVPFRALAVPGLAALPVAGPVLFRQDALVYLAYALAVAAWWWLDHTRSGLRLRACGEHPEAADAMGVNVAAVRAGAVVAGGALAGLAGAYLSLAYTPAWTEHMTGGLGWIAIALVIFGTWRPLRLAAGAVLFGAVDALGFRAQVLGVETSAILLRMLPYLFTLGVLFVITVLRRRGGAGVPEALARPYRREA, from the coding sequence GTGGACCCGCTGACCGCGCTGGCCGCCGCCGCCGTCACGCTGGGCACCCCGCTGCTGCTGGCCGGGCTGGGCGAACTGGTGGCGGAGCGCAGCGGCGTGCTCAACCTGGGGGTGGAGGGCGTGATGCTGGTCGGGGCGGTGACGGGCTTCGCCGTGGCCGTGGCCACGCGCGAGCCGTGGCTGGCCGTGGCCGCCGCGCTGGCGGTGGGGGCGGTGCTCGGGGGGGTGCACGCCGCCCTCACGGTGGGCCTGGGGGTCGAGCAGGTGACCGCCGGCCTGGCGCTGGCGCTCTTCGGGACGGGGCTCAGCGCCTTCCTGGGGAAGCCGCTGATCGGCATCCCCAACCCCGTCCCCTTCCGGGCCCTGGCCGTCCCGGGGCTGGCGGCCCTGCCGGTGGCGGGTCCTGTCCTCTTCCGGCAGGACGCGCTGGTCTACCTGGCCTACGCGCTGGCGGTGGCGGCGTGGTGGTGGCTCGACCACACGCGGTCGGGGCTGCGCCTGCGCGCCTGCGGGGAGCACCCCGAGGCGGCGGACGCCATGGGCGTGAACGTGGCGGCGGTGCGCGCGGGGGCGGTGGTGGCGGGCGGGGCCCTGGCGGGCCTGGCCGGGGCGTACCTCTCCCTGGCCTACACGCCGGCCTGGACCGAGCACATGACCGGAGGGCTCGGGTGGATCGCCATCGCGCTGGTGATCTTCGGGACGTGGCGCCCGCTGCGCCTGGCCGCCGGCGCCGTCCTCTTCGGCGCGGTGGACGCCCTGGGGTTCCGGGCGCAGGTGCTGGGGGTGGAGACCTCGGCCATCCTGCTGCGCATGCTGCCGTACCTGTTCACGCTGGGGGTGCTCTTCGTGATCACCGTGTTGCGGCGCCGGGGCGGGGCCGGCGTGCCCGAAGCCCTGGCCCGTCCCTACCGCCGCGAGGCGTGA
- a CDS encoding isochorismatase family cysteine hydrolase — MEAYFYGARKPVPPAFAEWLDPQVTAAVSIDMHRGHLDADDPECPCPAPRAREIVEPINAFHRACRRLGVPVIHVKTGLRPSGVDDVRGIPSAWRLTFPMTVGPIPGHERHGLQGTRWTELVTEVAPEDHIVDTKKRLSIFYPTDLDFLLRQLRRRTVVLTGGFTDCCVLNAAFDAANRDYRVVVPRDLVRGFSPEMEEAALHIVSLHLGLVVDAADLLAAWEARLGQRVEGLAG; from the coding sequence ATGGAGGCCTACTTCTACGGGGCGCGCAAGCCCGTGCCGCCGGCGTTCGCCGAGTGGCTCGACCCTCAGGTGACGGCCGCGGTCTCCATCGACATGCACCGCGGCCACCTGGACGCGGACGACCCGGAGTGTCCCTGCCCGGCGCCGCGGGCGCGGGAGATCGTCGAGCCCATCAACGCCTTCCACCGGGCCTGCCGCCGGCTGGGCGTCCCGGTCATCCACGTGAAGACCGGCCTGCGCCCCAGCGGCGTCGACGACGTGCGCGGCATCCCGTCCGCCTGGCGCCTGACCTTCCCCATGACCGTCGGGCCCATCCCAGGGCACGAGCGCCACGGGCTGCAGGGGACGCGGTGGACCGAGCTGGTCACCGAGGTGGCCCCCGAGGACCACATCGTCGACACGAAGAAGCGGCTGAGCATCTTCTACCCGACCGACCTGGACTTTCTCCTGCGCCAGCTGCGGCGGCGCACGGTGGTGCTCACCGGCGGGTTCACCGACTGCTGCGTGCTCAACGCCGCCTTCGACGCGGCCAACCGGGACTACCGGGTGGTGGTGCCGCGCGATCTGGTGCGCGGTTTCTCGCCGGAGATGGAGGAGGCGGCGCTGCACATCGTCTCCCTCCACCTGGGGCTGGTGGTGGACGCCGCTGACCTGCTGGCGGCGTGGGAGGCCCGCCTGGGACAGCGCGTAGAGGGGCTGGCGGGCTAG
- a CDS encoding dihydrolipoamide acetyltransferase family protein, with protein sequence MAEVIMPKMGDAMTEGKILRWMKRPGDAVAPGEPIAEIETDKVNVELPAEEAGTLLEVLAPEGQSVPVGQPIAVIGRPGEQPGTATAPARSTPGAEPAAPRPATPAEAPAPARIPAEERIKASPLARRLAREHGVDLAALTGTGPEGRITKEDVEAYLARTAGAAPAAPPTPPLRTEEVPLGRPRRTVAQRMVEAKGPVPHFYVTVEIRMDAALDLRRQLNAALGEKVVSVNDLVVKAAALALRAFPNLNASYRGETVLRYGEVHVGVAVDRPEGLIVPVIRHADRKGLVAIAREARDLAERARSGRLRPEELEGGTFTVSNLGMFEVESFAAIINPPQAAILAVGTALPRAVVDGGQVRAAHVMKATLSADHRVTDGAEAARYLAELRRLLETPLLLVVDPGRLE encoded by the coding sequence ATGGCCGAGGTCATCATGCCGAAGATGGGCGACGCCATGACGGAGGGGAAGATCCTCCGCTGGATGAAGCGGCCGGGGGACGCGGTGGCCCCGGGGGAGCCCATCGCCGAGATCGAGACGGACAAAGTGAACGTCGAGCTGCCCGCGGAGGAGGCCGGCACGCTGCTGGAGGTGCTGGCTCCGGAGGGGCAGTCGGTGCCGGTGGGGCAGCCCATCGCGGTGATCGGCCGGCCGGGGGAGCAGCCCGGCACAGCGACGGCGCCGGCCCGGTCCACTCCCGGTGCCGAGCCTGCGGCGCCCCGTCCCGCGACACCGGCGGAGGCCCCCGCCCCCGCGCGCATCCCCGCCGAGGAGCGGATCAAGGCCTCACCGCTGGCCCGGCGCCTGGCCCGGGAGCATGGAGTCGACCTGGCCGCCCTCACCGGCACCGGCCCCGAGGGCCGCATCACCAAAGAGGACGTCGAGGCCTACCTGGCCCGGACGGCCGGCGCGGCGCCCGCCGCCCCACCCACCCCTCCCCTCCGCACCGAGGAGGTGCCGCTCGGCCGCCCGCGCCGCACGGTGGCGCAGCGCATGGTGGAGGCCAAGGGCCCCGTCCCGCACTTCTACGTCACCGTGGAGATCCGCATGGACGCGGCCCTCGACCTGCGCCGCCAGCTCAACGCGGCGCTGGGGGAGAAGGTCGTCTCCGTGAACGACCTGGTGGTGAAGGCGGCGGCGCTGGCGCTGCGCGCCTTCCCCAACCTGAACGCCTCCTACCGCGGGGAGACGGTGCTACGCTACGGCGAGGTCCACGTCGGGGTGGCCGTGGACCGGCCCGAGGGACTCATCGTCCCGGTGATCCGCCACGCCGACCGCAAGGGCCTGGTGGCCATCGCCCGGGAGGCGCGCGACCTGGCCGAGCGCGCCCGCAGCGGCCGGCTGCGCCCCGAGGAGCTGGAGGGCGGGACCTTCACCGTGAGCAACCTGGGGATGTTCGAGGTGGAGTCCTTCGCCGCCATCATCAACCCGCCCCAGGCGGCGATCCTGGCCGTGGGGACGGCGCTGCCGCGCGCGGTGGTGGACGGGGGACAGGTGCGCGCGGCGCACGTCATGAAGGCCACCCTCTCGGCCGACCACCGGGTGACGGACGGCGCCGAGGCCGCCCGGTACCTGGCCGAGCTGCGGCGCCTGCTGGAGACGCCGCTGCTGCTCGTCGTCGACCCCGGCAGGCTGGAGTAG
- a CDS encoding pyruvate dehydrogenase complex E1 component subunit beta — MPELTYRDALRTTLIEEMDRDPTVVLLGEDIGVYQGTFRITADLLQRYGPRRVIDTPISELGFVGAAIGMAMLGLRPVVEVMTWNFSILAADQILNNAAKVRYFSGGQVSVPMVIRGPNGAGVQLSAQHSQSLEVLYAHFPGLRVVAPATPADARGLLRQAIRSHDPVIFLENAALYGTKGEVPDGDVTIPFGQAEVARRGRDVTVVAYSRMVALALAAAEQLAQEGIEAEVINLRSLRPLDLETVLRSVRRTHRAVVVQEQWRPFGAAAEIAALIYEHAFDDLDAPVERVTGADVPMPYARNLEVLALPHEPDIVQAVRRTLYRG, encoded by the coding sequence ATGCCCGAGCTGACCTACCGGGACGCCCTGCGCACCACCCTGATCGAGGAGATGGACCGCGACCCCACGGTCGTCCTCCTCGGCGAGGACATCGGCGTCTACCAGGGCACCTTCCGCATCACCGCCGACCTGCTGCAGCGCTACGGCCCGCGGCGCGTCATCGACACGCCCATCTCCGAGCTGGGCTTCGTCGGGGCGGCCATCGGCATGGCCATGCTGGGCCTGCGTCCGGTGGTGGAGGTGATGACCTGGAACTTCTCCATCCTGGCCGCCGACCAGATCCTCAACAACGCCGCCAAGGTGCGCTACTTCTCCGGGGGCCAGGTGAGCGTGCCCATGGTCATCCGCGGCCCCAACGGCGCGGGGGTGCAGCTCTCGGCCCAGCACTCCCAGAGCCTGGAGGTCCTCTACGCCCACTTCCCGGGGCTGCGGGTGGTGGCGCCGGCCACCCCGGCGGACGCCCGCGGGCTGCTGCGGCAGGCCATCCGCAGCCACGACCCGGTGATCTTCCTGGAGAACGCCGCCCTGTACGGGACCAAGGGGGAGGTCCCCGACGGGGACGTCACCATCCCCTTCGGGCAGGCCGAGGTGGCCCGGCGCGGGCGGGACGTCACCGTCGTGGCCTACAGCCGCATGGTGGCGCTGGCGCTGGCGGCGGCGGAGCAGCTGGCGCAGGAGGGGATCGAGGCCGAGGTGATCAACCTGCGCTCCCTGCGCCCCCTCGACCTGGAGACGGTGCTGCGCTCGGTGCGGCGCACGCACCGGGCGGTGGTGGTGCAGGAGCAGTGGCGCCCCTTCGGGGCCGCCGCCGAGATCGCCGCCCTGATCTACGAGCACGCCTTCGACGACCTGGACGCGCCGGTGGAGCGTGTCACTGGCGCCGATGTCCCCATGCCCTACGCCCGCAACCTGGAAGTGCTGGCCCTGCCGCACGAACCCGACATCGTCCAGGCGGTGCGCCGCACGCTCTACCGGGGATAG
- the pdhA gene encoding pyruvate dehydrogenase (acetyl-transferring) E1 component subunit alpha, which translates to MATVKREAAPARPGEELATYLPWYRLMVLARRFEEEAERAFRRGKVGGYLHLYNGQEAVAAGWLAALRADDIFFTAYRDHAHAIFRGTEPRRIMAELFGKVTGVAKGKGGSMHIFDVARGFYGGYGIVGGHIPLATGAAYALRYLGTDRICLCFLGDGAMHSGSFHEPVNMAALWGREGLCPIVYVVENNQYAMGTSVERSTVVTELARKFDAYGIPSERIDGQDLLTVHETAQRVVRQVRERGAPYAVECLTYRFAGHGAADLFQPYRTREEVERWKQRDPILLLERRLREAGLLDDAQVAAIGQEAEAQVAEAVRFAEESPAPDPEELTRDVYTDPPSGFVP; encoded by the coding sequence ATGGCGACGGTGAAGCGGGAAGCCGCCCCTGCGCGCCCCGGCGAGGAGCTCGCCACCTACCTGCCCTGGTACCGGCTGATGGTCCTGGCCCGGCGCTTCGAGGAGGAGGCGGAACGGGCCTTCCGGCGGGGGAAGGTCGGCGGCTACCTGCACCTCTACAACGGCCAGGAGGCGGTGGCGGCGGGGTGGCTGGCGGCGCTGCGGGCCGACGACATCTTCTTCACCGCCTACCGCGACCACGCCCACGCCATCTTCCGCGGCACGGAGCCGCGCCGCATCATGGCCGAGCTCTTCGGCAAGGTCACGGGCGTGGCCAAGGGCAAGGGCGGATCGATGCACATCTTCGACGTGGCCCGCGGGTTCTACGGCGGGTACGGGATCGTCGGCGGGCACATCCCGCTGGCCACGGGGGCGGCCTACGCCCTGCGCTACCTGGGCACCGACCGGATCTGCCTGTGCTTCCTCGGCGACGGGGCGATGCACTCCGGGTCCTTCCACGAGCCGGTGAACATGGCCGCCCTGTGGGGCCGCGAGGGGCTCTGCCCGATCGTCTACGTCGTCGAGAACAACCAGTACGCCATGGGCACCTCGGTGGAGCGCTCCACCGTCGTCACGGAGCTCGCCCGCAAGTTCGATGCCTACGGCATCCCCAGCGAGCGCATCGACGGACAGGACCTCCTCACGGTGCACGAGACCGCCCAGCGCGTCGTCCGCCAGGTGCGGGAGCGCGGCGCCCCCTACGCGGTGGAATGCCTGACCTACCGGTTTGCCGGCCACGGGGCGGCCGACCTCTTCCAGCCCTACCGCACCCGCGAGGAGGTGGAGCGCTGGAAACAGCGCGACCCCATCCTGCTGCTGGAGCGGCGGCTGCGCGAGGCCGGGTTGCTCGACGACGCGCAGGTGGCCGCGATCGGCCAGGAGGCGGAGGCCCAGGTGGCCGAGGCGGTCCGCTTCGCCGAGGAGAGCCCCGCCCCGGACCCCGAGGAGCTCACCCGCGACGTCTACACCGACCCGCCGTCGGGCTTCGTCCCCTGA